One Edaphobacter flagellatus genomic region harbors:
- a CDS encoding glycosyltransferase — translation MTQNAGQDSLSPEIELSVIIPARNEEASLPACLTSLVSQSELGFELGRHWELIVVNDASTDQTRAIASNFAAKHAGLIVLDAPPLDASSRGGFTGKTNACWAAAQIARGAWLLFTDADTIHETNDLSRSIREAERHHVELLSYSPRQIVAGFAQRALMPLVFSELASVYRMKEVNDPERRIAAANGQFLLVKSETYFAVGGHRAVGGDVLEDVALARNFKRNRHPIRFRYAPEAVATRMYRSTSDMIEGWTKNLALLFPQPLYLAGWRVLDFLLFFGLPALALGVPWLVSWQRGALLLIWARTLWRFYSRVARSNFPAFDVGLSILGIPLFVYLLIRSTMQHRLRRSVEWKGRSYKTSR, via the coding sequence GTGACCCAGAACGCTGGACAAGACAGCCTCTCACCGGAGATTGAGCTTTCCGTCATCATTCCGGCGCGGAACGAGGAAGCTTCGCTTCCCGCCTGCCTGACCTCGCTGGTGAGTCAGTCCGAACTTGGCTTCGAGCTCGGACGTCATTGGGAGCTGATCGTTGTTAACGACGCCTCGACCGACCAAACTCGCGCTATCGCCTCAAACTTCGCGGCAAAGCACGCTGGCCTGATCGTCCTCGATGCTCCACCACTGGACGCAAGCTCTCGCGGAGGCTTTACCGGCAAGACGAATGCCTGCTGGGCCGCCGCGCAGATCGCTCGTGGCGCATGGCTGCTATTTACAGACGCCGACACGATTCATGAAACGAACGACCTCTCGCGCTCCATCCGCGAGGCCGAACGCCATCACGTCGAACTGCTCTCCTACTCACCGCGACAGATTGTTGCCGGATTCGCGCAGCGCGCATTGATGCCACTCGTATTCTCTGAGCTGGCCAGCGTTTATCGCATGAAAGAGGTCAACGATCCGGAACGCCGCATCGCCGCAGCTAACGGCCAGTTCCTGCTGGTTAAGAGCGAAACCTACTTTGCGGTCGGAGGCCACCGAGCCGTCGGCGGTGACGTGCTGGAAGACGTTGCCCTTGCGCGAAACTTTAAGCGCAACCGTCATCCTATTCGGTTCCGCTACGCTCCTGAGGCGGTCGCAACGCGGATGTATCGTTCGACCAGCGATATGATTGAAGGCTGGACGAAGAATCTAGCTTTACTATTCCCGCAGCCCTTGTATCTCGCTGGGTGGCGTGTTTTGGATTTTTTACTATTTTTCGGCCTGCCAGCACTAGCGCTTGGAGTTCCATGGCTCGTCTCCTGGCAACGAGGAGCGCTGCTTCTCATCTGGGCTCGAACATTATGGCGTTTTTATAGCCGTGTGGCGCGTTCGAACTTCCCGGCCTTTGATGTAGGGCTTTCAATCCTCGGAATACCGCTGTTTGTCTATCTTCTAATCCGCAGTACGATGCAGCATCGCCTGCGTCGATCCGTTGAATGGAAAGGCAGAAGCTACAAGACAAGCCGATAG
- a CDS encoding 6-pyruvoyl trahydropterin synthase family protein, producing MIFLTRKAEFSSAHYYWIDNWSEEENQRVFGKCANRNGHGHNYTLEVTVAGEVDPVSGFVVDLKQLKDILEHEVVSVYDHRHLNLEVPEFRTVVPTTENIAIAIWKRLEGKIPNARLHRVRVYEMPDLFADFYGEHA from the coding sequence ATGATCTTCCTTACCCGCAAAGCAGAATTCTCCTCCGCGCACTACTACTGGATCGACAACTGGTCTGAAGAAGAGAATCAGCGCGTCTTCGGCAAGTGCGCGAACCGTAACGGTCACGGACACAACTACACACTGGAGGTTACTGTCGCGGGCGAGGTCGATCCAGTCTCTGGCTTTGTCGTCGATCTGAAACAGCTGAAAGACATCCTCGAGCACGAGGTCGTTAGCGTCTACGACCATCGTCACCTGAATCTCGAAGTGCCGGAGTTTCGCACTGTGGTTCCTACTACCGAGAACATTGCAATCGCGATCTGGAAGAGACTGGAAGGCAAGATACCGAATGCAAGGCTGCATCGCGTTCGGGTGTACGAGATGCCCGATCTCTTCGCTGACTTTTACGGAGAACACGCATGA
- a CDS encoding 6-carboxytetrahydropterin synthase codes for MKAYLSRRYHFSASHRLHTDAYDEARNRELFGKCNNPHGHGHNYTVQVTLSGPVDPITGMVCNLGDLDAFARTHLLDRFDHTNLNMLPCFANRVSTTENLSKEIYRIFSEFALAHLENVHVEETSNNSFDYAGSRMPWNGTL; via the coding sequence ATGAAGGCCTATCTCTCGCGTCGCTATCACTTTAGCGCTTCACATCGTCTGCATACCGATGCCTATGATGAGGCGCGCAATCGTGAGCTCTTCGGAAAATGCAATAATCCACATGGCCACGGTCACAACTATACGGTTCAGGTGACTTTGAGCGGCCCGGTGGATCCTATAACGGGGATGGTTTGCAATCTTGGCGATCTCGACGCCTTTGCGCGTACACACCTGTTGGACCGTTTCGATCACACCAATCTCAACATGCTGCCATGTTTTGCGAATCGTGTCTCAACAACGGAGAATCTATCTAAAGAGATATATCGAATCTTCTCAGAGTTTGCGCTGGCGCATTTAGAGAATGTTCACGTCGAGGAAACCAGTAATAACTCGTTTGACTATGCAGGCAGCCGGATGCCTTGGAATGGCACCTTGTAG
- the folE gene encoding GTP cyclohydrolase I FolE: protein MARTNSTLDTTSLSEFSTQDLYREILTRVGEDPNRDGLLRTPERMEKAMAFLTRGYKMDVTEVLHGALFDVDYDEMVIVKDIEFFSMCEHHLLPFFGKAHIAYVPNGKVIGLSKIPRLVDVFSRRLQVQERLTRQIGEAITEAINPQGVAIIMEAQHLCMMMRGVEKQHSLTVTSAMLGVFKTQLQTRNEFLSLVRRNGSSI from the coding sequence ATGGCCCGCACGAATAGCACTTTAGACACAACATCGCTTTCCGAGTTTTCTACGCAAGACCTCTATCGCGAAATTCTCACTCGCGTCGGCGAAGACCCGAATCGCGACGGGCTTCTGCGCACGCCTGAGCGCATGGAAAAGGCGATGGCTTTCCTGACGCGTGGCTACAAAATGGACGTGACCGAGGTGCTGCACGGTGCTCTCTTCGATGTCGATTACGACGAGATGGTGATCGTCAAGGACATTGAGTTTTTCTCTATGTGCGAGCACCATCTGTTGCCTTTTTTCGGTAAAGCTCACATTGCCTACGTTCCTAACGGAAAGGTGATCGGTCTGAGCAAGATTCCGCGCCTGGTCGATGTCTTCTCGCGCCGATTGCAGGTGCAGGAGCGGTTGACACGGCAGATCGGCGAAGCAATTACCGAGGCGATTAATCCGCAGGGAGTTGCCATCATTATGGAAGCGCAGCACCTTTGCATGATGATGCGCGGTGTAGAGAAACAGCACTCCCTTACGGTGACCTCGGCAATGTTAGGCGTCTTTAAGACCCAGCTTCAGACGCGCAATGAGTTCCTCTCGCTGGTGCGACGCAACGGAAGTTCTATTTAG
- the truB gene encoding tRNA pseudouridine(55) synthase TruB, whose product MNGLLVVDKRAGVTSHDVVAIVRRATGERSIGHLGTLDPMATGVLPLLLGKYTRLAQFFNSSEKSYDGTIRFGFATNTFDAEGEAVAEHKPLTHSLAELRELATCFHGEIDQIPPVFSAKKIQGVPAHKLARAGVEVPVKAARITIHNFELLSLEGEEANFSMCVSAGGYVRSVAHELGQLAGCGAHLSALRRTKAGHFALAQAITVDELKSLTVAAIEARLPHPRTLLPEMPSITVDDQTAGRLRNGMQVNLPDFSQAPLVKIFTSPVDLLAIGRRVAGTLMQPIVVMG is encoded by the coding sequence ATGAATGGACTTTTAGTGGTTGATAAACGTGCCGGTGTGACGTCGCATGATGTTGTGGCGATCGTACGGCGGGCTACAGGGGAGCGCTCTATCGGGCATCTGGGTACTCTGGACCCGATGGCGACAGGAGTTTTACCTCTTCTGCTTGGGAAGTACACACGGCTGGCGCAGTTTTTCAATTCATCAGAAAAGAGCTACGACGGTACGATACGTTTCGGCTTTGCGACGAATACCTTCGATGCCGAAGGCGAAGCTGTTGCGGAACATAAACCGCTAACGCATTCGCTCGCAGAATTACGCGAACTTGCAACCTGCTTTCACGGGGAGATTGACCAGATTCCGCCCGTTTTCTCCGCAAAGAAGATTCAGGGAGTGCCTGCCCACAAGCTGGCGCGTGCTGGAGTGGAGGTTCCGGTAAAAGCGGCTCGTATTACGATTCACAACTTTGAGCTTCTCTCGCTCGAAGGAGAAGAAGCGAATTTTTCCATGTGTGTCTCTGCCGGTGGCTATGTACGTTCAGTTGCTCATGAGCTGGGCCAGTTGGCTGGCTGCGGCGCGCATCTTTCGGCGCTGCGAAGAACCAAGGCGGGTCACTTTGCTTTAGCCCAGGCAATAACCGTCGACGAGCTGAAATCACTAACGGTTGCTGCGATTGAGGCACGGCTGCCGCATCCACGGACACTTCTTCCTGAAATGCCTAGTATTACTGTGGACGACCAGACAGCAGGAAGGCTTCGCAATGGGATGCAGGTAAATCTGCCTGACTTTTCTCAGGCACCGTTGGTCAAGATCTTCACGAGCCCGGTCGATCTGCTGGCTATAGGGCGCCGTGTTGCTGGCACACTGATGCAGCCTATCGTCGTGATGGGTTAG
- a CDS encoding arylesterase → MRRVAIVPILAVLLISLSGCRSTTSPEPAPTSPATKKNDAVPVEVSPSTEDSLKSDPRPRIVCFGDSLTAGYGTEAGQAYPDYLQSDLDSKGYSYKVVNAGISGNTTKDGVERLPSVLAMKPVLVVVEFGGNDGLRGLRIADTRANLDKIVSTITSSGTKVVLAGITLPPDYGPDYIQQFNETYTLLARQYRIPMLPFLLKGVFGVDGMMQADRTHATAQGNKVVAQNVYSLIQPQLKKSR, encoded by the coding sequence ATGCGGCGAGTCGCAATTGTTCCTATACTAGCGGTTCTTCTGATTTCGTTGAGCGGTTGCCGATCGACGACCTCCCCGGAGCCCGCACCCACCAGTCCTGCTACTAAGAAGAACGATGCTGTACCTGTTGAAGTTTCGCCATCGACGGAAGATTCCCTTAAAAGCGATCCCCGGCCTCGTATCGTCTGTTTTGGCGACAGCCTGACAGCAGGCTACGGCACAGAGGCCGGGCAGGCTTATCCCGATTACCTGCAATCCGATCTGGACAGCAAGGGCTATTCGTACAAGGTGGTCAATGCTGGTATCAGCGGCAACACAACAAAAGATGGGGTTGAACGCCTGCCGTCTGTGCTCGCAATGAAACCAGTGCTTGTTGTAGTGGAATTTGGCGGCAATGATGGGCTACGCGGTCTGCGAATTGCTGACACTCGCGCGAATCTCGACAAGATTGTCTCCACGATTACCAGTAGCGGCACAAAGGTGGTGCTCGCTGGAATCACTCTGCCGCCTGACTACGGTCCCGACTACATTCAACAGTTCAACGAAACCTACACACTGCTGGCCCGGCAGTATCGCATTCCGATGCTTCCCTTCCTGCTCAAAGGCGTATTCGGCGTTGACGGCATGATGCAGGCCGACCGTACGCATGCCACAGCACAAGGCAACAAAGTAGTCGCGCAGAATGTTTACTCGCTGATCCAGCCCCAGCTTAAGAAGAGTCGCTAA
- a CDS encoding ABC transporter ATP-binding protein: protein MIVVDGLRKSIRNGTRNVDILKGISFEVPRGQFIAIMGASGSGKSTLLGLLAGLDSPSAGDVKLNGTAISYLPEDKLAKVRGRTIGFVFQSYQLVPTLTALENVLLPYELNADGSADAGLQRARELLVNVGLSDRMDHYPVQLSGGEQQRVALARAFILRPPIVLADEPTGNLDTTNGAHVLELLLNLNRSEGTTLVLVTHDPVLAEYADRRIVLRDGLVVSDELTEKPSPELVR from the coding sequence GTGATCGTCGTCGACGGTTTGCGTAAATCCATTCGTAACGGTACGCGCAACGTAGATATTCTGAAGGGAATCAGCTTTGAGGTACCGCGTGGGCAGTTTATTGCCATTATGGGGGCATCAGGAAGCGGAAAATCTACACTACTGGGCCTGCTGGCTGGCCTTGATAGCCCCAGCGCAGGCGATGTGAAGCTGAACGGTACAGCAATCTCTTATTTGCCCGAAGACAAGCTGGCCAAGGTGCGTGGACGCACGATTGGGTTTGTCTTTCAGTCGTATCAACTTGTGCCTACGCTGACCGCGCTTGAAAATGTCCTTCTTCCTTATGAGCTGAATGCAGATGGCAGCGCTGACGCCGGGCTGCAGCGGGCACGCGAACTTCTCGTCAATGTGGGGCTGAGTGATCGCATGGACCATTATCCGGTTCAGCTTTCGGGCGGTGAGCAGCAGCGTGTCGCGCTTGCCAGGGCGTTCATCCTGCGGCCGCCTATCGTATTGGCCGACGAGCCTACGGGCAACCTCGATACGACAAACGGCGCTCATGTGCTGGAGTTGCTGCTGAATCTGAATCGCAGCGAAGGAACGACGCTGGTTTTGGTTACCCACGATCCTGTGCTCGCTGAATATGCGGATCGTCGCATCGTGTTGCGTGATGGCCTGGTTGTTTCAGACGAATTGACGGAGAAGCCTTCTCCAGAACTGGTTCGCTAG
- a CDS encoding ABC transporter permease, whose amino-acid sequence MSSLSYRTALKIARHELRASRGKFFFVVLSIAIGVGALTGVRGFSSSFRSALLDRARSIMAADLSARMFQQPTPAEQKGLDAIEAESIEITPVTELLSMASAAKTLDPLLVSLKAVDPQKYPFYGDVQLQPAGKLKDVLTADSVVVADDLLVRLRLNIGDSLKIGNRIFRIAAVVVNEPDRLSGNFAAGPRVFISREGLDASGLLAPGSHAGQRYLFRVPKPVNGAPISDSAVAQLKDRLEKLLPEAQVIDYRETNPALTQGLDRATSLLSLMSLVALVLGAVGVAMAMRAHLEQRLDTIAIMKAVGASSGEIMRIYLIQTLLLGVLGAVLGIAVGTGVQVAFPYVLGKMLDVQTSVHLQVRTILTGFAAGILTTLLFTLPPLLDIRSVRPVLIFRRAVEESADPFVTAFFRKVIKNAAQILAIVLILAGLAVIATTLSDSAIVGQVFSLGLVAVLLVLLGACALLLAGLRWFLARTRLSLPSAIRHGLANLYRPGNPSAALLAAVGMGVMQIMAVFLVQQAVVRELHISSAPNLPNVFLIDITPGEVDGVKMMLKRQSAVTAEPELLPVVSSRIIALDGVPANQAKLKNFPRRMLQSISLTSFPAAPAGTTVTSGRWWKADETAPVVAIGQRQAERLGVKVGSKVTFAAQDSQITATVVALIKNDGQHTYARAEFVMPPAVLKGLPVVWYGGVHVDPNRVGEVQRALYKSYPTITVINVAQALETVRSIVIQITYVIQFLAAFSVFAGIVILASAIAGTRYRRIREVVVLKALGATRMRIGTVFSVEFAVLGLVAGVVGVGFANLIARTLLDRMTVPYQFHWSWTVAALLATSAITVFTGWAASFRVLGQKPLEVLREE is encoded by the coding sequence ATGTCCTCTCTTTCCTATCGCACGGCGCTGAAGATTGCACGGCATGAGCTGCGCGCCTCCAGGGGCAAGTTCTTCTTCGTCGTTCTATCAATTGCTATCGGCGTGGGCGCGTTGACGGGCGTGCGTGGATTTTCATCGTCGTTTCGATCCGCACTGCTCGACCGTGCGCGTTCGATTATGGCCGCCGACCTATCTGCTCGTATGTTCCAGCAACCGACGCCAGCTGAACAAAAGGGGCTCGATGCCATCGAAGCAGAGTCGATTGAGATAACGCCGGTGACGGAATTGCTCTCGATGGCAAGCGCCGCCAAAACGCTCGATCCGTTGCTGGTCTCACTCAAGGCCGTTGATCCGCAGAAATATCCTTTTTATGGAGACGTGCAGCTTCAGCCGGCCGGCAAACTGAAAGATGTTCTGACGGCGGATTCCGTGGTAGTGGCGGACGATCTGCTGGTGCGTCTGCGTTTGAACATCGGCGACTCGCTGAAGATCGGCAATCGCATCTTCCGCATAGCTGCCGTTGTGGTGAACGAGCCGGATCGGCTCTCAGGAAATTTTGCCGCTGGCCCACGCGTATTCATCTCGCGTGAAGGACTCGATGCAAGCGGTTTGCTGGCTCCGGGTAGCCATGCCGGGCAGCGTTATTTGTTCCGCGTACCCAAGCCTGTGAACGGAGCGCCGATTTCAGACTCTGCTGTTGCGCAGTTGAAGGACCGTCTGGAAAAGCTGCTGCCTGAGGCGCAGGTGATCGACTATCGCGAGACGAATCCGGCGCTGACGCAGGGACTGGACCGCGCAACCAGCCTTTTGTCGTTGATGAGCCTTGTCGCGCTCGTGCTTGGCGCCGTCGGCGTTGCTATGGCGATGCGTGCGCATCTCGAACAGCGGCTGGACACGATTGCGATCATGAAAGCAGTCGGCGCCAGTTCTGGCGAGATCATGCGTATCTATCTTATCCAGACGCTACTTCTCGGCGTGTTAGGGGCCGTGCTGGGTATTGCTGTAGGAACCGGCGTGCAGGTCGCCTTTCCATATGTCCTTGGCAAAATGCTGGATGTGCAGACGAGCGTTCATCTTCAGGTGCGGACAATTTTAACCGGGTTCGCTGCAGGCATTCTCACGACACTTTTGTTTACACTGCCTCCGCTTCTTGACATTCGTTCTGTACGACCTGTGCTGATCTTCCGGCGTGCTGTTGAGGAAAGTGCCGATCCATTTGTCACAGCCTTCTTTCGAAAGGTGATAAAGAATGCGGCGCAGATTCTTGCCATCGTTCTAATACTGGCTGGACTGGCGGTGATTGCAACAACGTTGTCCGATTCGGCTATTGTCGGACAGGTCTTCTCTCTTGGTTTGGTTGCCGTGCTTTTAGTTCTTCTGGGGGCATGTGCGCTGTTGCTTGCTGGTTTGCGTTGGTTTCTCGCGCGCACGCGGCTCAGCCTGCCTTCAGCTATCCGGCACGGCCTGGCGAATCTGTATCGCCCCGGCAATCCGTCAGCAGCTCTACTGGCTGCGGTTGGCATGGGGGTGATGCAGATCATGGCGGTCTTTCTTGTGCAGCAGGCTGTCGTACGCGAGTTGCATATCTCCAGTGCGCCCAATCTGCCGAATGTTTTTCTGATCGACATTACGCCAGGAGAAGTTGACGGCGTGAAGATGATGTTGAAAAGGCAGTCGGCAGTTACAGCCGAACCGGAATTGCTTCCTGTCGTCTCGTCACGGATTATCGCGCTTGATGGTGTTCCGGCGAATCAGGCAAAGCTGAAAAATTTTCCCCGGCGGATGTTGCAGAGCATCTCGCTGACATCGTTTCCGGCAGCTCCGGCAGGGACGACGGTTACGAGCGGCAGGTGGTGGAAGGCGGATGAGACGGCCCCGGTTGTTGCTATTGGTCAGAGGCAGGCCGAGCGTCTGGGAGTAAAAGTCGGCTCGAAGGTGACCTTCGCGGCACAGGACTCGCAGATCACAGCAACAGTTGTTGCGCTTATAAAGAACGATGGACAGCACACTTATGCTCGTGCCGAGTTCGTCATGCCTCCAGCAGTTCTTAAAGGACTGCCTGTGGTGTGGTACGGAGGCGTACATGTCGATCCGAATCGCGTGGGTGAGGTGCAGCGCGCGCTATACAAGAGCTATCCGACGATTACTGTCATCAACGTTGCGCAGGCGCTGGAAACAGTTCGTTCAATCGTCATTCAGATCACGTACGTCATTCAGTTTTTGGCAGCATTTAGTGTTTTCGCGGGCATTGTGATTCTTGCCAGCGCGATTGCCGGAACGCGCTATCGCAGGATTCGCGAGGTCGTCGTTTTGAAGGCTCTGGGAGCTACACGAATGAGGATCGGCACCGTATTTTCCGTAGAGTTTGCCGTCCTTGGCCTTGTCGCAGGCGTGGTAGGAGTTGGTTTTGCCAACCTGATTGCTCGAACGCTGCTGGACAGAATGACTGTTCCGTATCAGTTTCATTGGAGCTGGACTGTCGCAGCTCTGCTGGCTACGTCAGCGATTACGGTATTTACAGGATGGGCAGCGAGCTTTCGTGTACTGGGCCAGAAGCCTCTTGAAGTGCTGCGAGAAGAGTGA
- the galK gene encoding galactokinase yields MTAVEGRVREAHRKRFEQEGKIYSAPARVNLIGEHTDYTGGLVMPMAIGFHTVAAISPRQDGRAIFSSANYGEVREFDIASLDKQPTRHWSDYPAGVVWSLKQSALTPAGFDMSLEGDVPLGAGLSSSASVEVAVAVAILSQMGRKLPLEELAPLCRRAENEYVGAKSGIMDQFIVAGGVEHRAMMLDCRSLEYDLLPLPEEVCIVIANSMVRHSVATGDYGNRRDEVEAGQAVLRREKPGIELLRDATLADLVACRDKMSPESFARCKHIITENARVLAAREALLASDMKRFGELMVEAHASMRDDFAASCAEVDMLVEIANRQQGCFGARITGGGFGGCTVNVVKAELADAFVEQVKQEYERAVGIKADCFISSPSDGALALAAKGGAA; encoded by the coding sequence ATGACGGCTGTCGAAGGCAGGGTGCGTGAAGCGCATCGAAAACGGTTCGAACAAGAAGGCAAAATCTATTCTGCGCCCGCGCGAGTCAATCTGATTGGCGAGCATACGGATTACACAGGCGGCCTGGTGATGCCGATGGCGATCGGTTTTCACACTGTAGCTGCGATCAGTCCGCGCCAGGATGGCCGCGCTATTTTTTCTTCTGCCAATTACGGCGAGGTGCGTGAGTTCGATATTGCTTCGTTGGACAAGCAGCCGACGCGTCACTGGAGCGACTATCCGGCTGGGGTTGTGTGGAGCTTGAAGCAATCGGCCCTGACACCCGCTGGCTTCGATATGAGCCTTGAAGGTGATGTTCCGCTTGGCGCCGGACTCAGTTCATCGGCTTCGGTCGAGGTTGCGGTTGCGGTTGCGATTCTTTCGCAGATGGGACGAAAGCTTCCGCTTGAGGAGTTGGCTCCATTGTGTCGACGTGCTGAGAATGAATATGTTGGCGCGAAGAGCGGCATCATGGACCAGTTCATCGTAGCCGGAGGTGTTGAGCATCGCGCGATGATGCTGGATTGCCGCTCGCTCGAATATGATCTGCTGCCATTACCGGAAGAGGTTTGCATTGTGATTGCCAACTCGATGGTGAGGCACTCCGTGGCGACCGGCGATTATGGCAATCGGCGCGACGAGGTGGAAGCAGGACAGGCAGTGCTGCGCCGCGAGAAGCCAGGAATTGAGCTTCTGCGCGATGCGACGCTTGCTGATCTTGTGGCTTGTCGCGACAAGATGTCTCCGGAAAGCTTTGCCAGGTGCAAGCACATCATTACAGAGAACGCGCGCGTTCTGGCTGCACGTGAAGCTCTGCTAGCGAGCGATATGAAGCGGTTCGGCGAATTGATGGTAGAGGCGCATGCAAGCATGCGCGATGATTTTGCGGCCAGTTGCGCCGAGGTCGATATGCTGGTCGAGATTGCTAACCGGCAGCAGGGCTGTTTTGGTGCGAGGATCACGGGTGGTGGTTTCGGCGGCTGTACGGTGAATGTTGTGAAGGCCGAGCTGGCGGATGCGTTTGTGGAGCAGGTGAAGCAGGAGTACGAGCGGGCGGTGGGCATCAAGGCGGATTGTTTTATTTCGTCGCCTTCGGACGGCGCGCTTGCTTTGGCGGCAAAGGGTGGTGCTGCATGA
- a CDS encoding UDP-glucose--hexose-1-phosphate uridylyltransferase encodes MSSLNPQLNPLAQQNPHRRFNPLKREWVLVSPHRTQRPWQGQVEKPAQALVASYDPECYLCPGNKRAGGLQTDKYTSTYVFENDFAALKPDAPRFREDEGGQGLLIAEGESGVCRVICFSPRHDLTLAKMEVADIRKVVDLWDAQMRELGGRDDIRYVQVFENRGAMMGASNPHPHGQIWASRSVPNEAVVEQAAQAVYLKEHGCCLLCAYRKLEVKLGERVIASNGSFVAVVPFWAVWPFEVMILPVRHVADLEALTAAERDDLAAMLKLVTSTYDKVFDAPFPYSMGLHPQPFDGEEHPEWHFHLHFYPPLLRSATVRKFMVGFELLGSPQRDITPESAAETLRVAKEK; translated from the coding sequence ATGAGTTCGTTGAATCCGCAACTGAATCCGCTGGCGCAGCAGAATCCGCATCGCCGGTTCAATCCGCTGAAGCGGGAATGGGTGCTGGTTTCGCCTCATCGGACACAGAGGCCGTGGCAAGGGCAAGTGGAGAAGCCTGCGCAGGCTTTAGTTGCGAGCTACGATCCGGAATGCTATCTCTGCCCGGGGAATAAGCGCGCTGGCGGGCTGCAGACGGACAAGTATACGAGCACGTATGTGTTTGAGAACGACTTTGCGGCGCTCAAGCCGGATGCTCCGCGTTTTCGCGAGGACGAGGGCGGTCAGGGCTTACTGATCGCCGAGGGGGAGAGCGGTGTCTGTCGCGTGATCTGTTTTTCGCCGCGGCACGATCTGACGCTGGCGAAGATGGAGGTCGCAGACATCCGCAAGGTGGTCGATCTTTGGGATGCGCAGATGCGGGAGCTTGGCGGCCGCGATGACATCCGCTACGTTCAGGTCTTCGAGAATCGCGGCGCGATGATGGGAGCGAGCAATCCGCATCCGCATGGTCAGATCTGGGCGAGCCGTTCGGTGCCGAATGAAGCGGTTGTGGAGCAGGCGGCGCAGGCGGTCTATCTGAAGGAACATGGATGCTGTCTGTTGTGTGCGTATCGCAAGCTTGAGGTAAAGCTGGGCGAGCGAGTGATTGCATCGAACGGCAGCTTTGTGGCGGTGGTGCCTTTCTGGGCGGTGTGGCCGTTTGAGGTGATGATTCTACCGGTCCGGCATGTTGCGGATCTTGAGGCGCTGACTGCGGCTGAGCGGGACGATCTGGCTGCGATGTTGAAGCTGGTGACTTCGACGTACGACAAGGTTTTCGACGCTCCGTTTCCTTACTCGATGGGGCTGCATCCGCAGCCGTTCGATGGAGAGGAGCATCCGGAGTGGCACTTTCATCTGCACTTTTATCCGCCGCTGCTGCGGTCGGCGACGGTGCGGAAGTTCATGGTGGGTTTTGAGCTGCTGGGCTCGCCACAGCGGGATATTACGCCGGAGTCTGCGGCGGAGACGCTGCGGGTGGCCAAGGAGAAGTAG